From Variimorphobacter saccharofermentans, one genomic window encodes:
- a CDS encoding cobyrinate a,c-diamide synthase produces the protein MKLNRIMIAAPGSGSGKTTITCALLKALKNRGEQVVSYKCGPDYIDPMFHEKVIGILSKNLDTFFTGEDVTRELFLKNRTEKDVVVMEGVMGLFDGLGGIKEEGSSYHLAKVTETPIILVIDAKGMGRSVIPIIAGFLEYDKEHLIQGVVLNRMSKSYYEIIKPLIEDELRISVLGYFPDQKDIYIESRHLGLVMPNELADIQKQLQVVSEELEKTVDIEAIGHIAEQAKELLLVQKLVNVNSCFNHKGSNRPVIAVAKDEAFCFYYEDNLFMLQENGAKITYFSPLHDTKLPERCDALLIGGGYPELHADELSRNVSMRNAINQAFKKGMPIVAECGGFMYLHDAITDKNGISHTMVGIIPATCSYKGKLVRFGYVEIREKKSCFLPEGQLIKGHEFHYFDSTNNGEGCIAKKPTTGKEYSCVMAGENYWMGFPHLYYPSNPFFAERFVKKAEEYKKRKDPA, from the coding sequence ATGAAACTGAACCGAATTATGATTGCTGCACCGGGGAGCGGAAGCGGCAAGACAACGATTACCTGTGCTTTGCTAAAGGCACTGAAGAACAGAGGAGAACAGGTAGTTTCTTATAAATGCGGACCGGACTATATAGATCCCATGTTCCATGAGAAGGTAATTGGCATCCTTTCCAAAAATTTGGATACTTTTTTTACCGGAGAAGATGTGACCAGAGAACTTTTTCTGAAAAACAGGACAGAAAAAGACGTTGTTGTGATGGAAGGAGTGATGGGGCTTTTTGATGGACTGGGGGGGATCAAAGAAGAAGGAAGTTCCTATCATCTGGCAAAAGTTACAGAAACTCCAATTATATTAGTAATTGATGCAAAAGGGATGGGACGCTCTGTGATACCCATAATAGCTGGTTTTCTGGAATATGATAAGGAACATCTTATTCAAGGAGTCGTTTTAAATAGGATGTCAAAATCTTATTATGAAATCATAAAACCTCTGATAGAAGATGAATTAAGGATAAGCGTACTTGGATATTTTCCGGATCAGAAAGATATTTATATAGAAAGCAGACATTTAGGTCTTGTAATGCCAAATGAGTTAGCAGATATACAAAAGCAACTGCAAGTTGTTTCAGAAGAATTGGAAAAGACTGTAGATATAGAGGCAATTGGGCATATAGCAGAGCAGGCAAAAGAACTCTTGCTTGTGCAGAAGCTGGTGAACGTAAATAGTTGCTTTAATCATAAAGGAAGTAACAGACCGGTGATTGCAGTTGCAAAGGATGAAGCCTTTTGCTTTTATTATGAAGATAATTTATTCATGCTGCAGGAAAATGGTGCCAAGATAACATATTTTTCTCCCTTGCATGACACAAAATTGCCGGAACGTTGTGATGCCCTGTTAATTGGCGGTGGATACCCGGAATTGCATGCAGACGAGCTGAGCAGGAATGTTAGTATGCGTAATGCAATCAATCAGGCATTTAAAAAGGGAATGCCTATTGTGGCAGAGTGTGGTGGTTTCATGTATTTGCATGATGCGATTACAGATAAGAATGGGATAAGTCATACAATGGTTGGAATTATTCCGGCAACTTGCAGCTACAAAGGAAAATTAGTACGTTTCGGTTATGTAGAAATACGGGAAAAAAAGAGTTGCTTTTTACCAGAGGGACAGCTTATAAAAGGGCATGAGTTCCATTATTTTGACAGTACCAATAATGGAGAAGGTTGTATTGCTAAAAAGCCAACTACAGGTAAAGAGTATTCCTGTGTGATGGCAGGAGAAAACTATTGGATGGGCTTTCCACATCTTTATTATCCATCGAATCCGTTTTTTGCAGAAAGGTTTGTAAAAAAGGCAGAGGAATATAAGAAAAGAAAGGATCCTGCATAA
- a CDS encoding cysteine-rich small domain-containing protein, translating to MENSHRFFENRECKYFPCHKGLEDFNCLFCYCPLYNKESCPGNPKFIEKEGRMVKVCTDCTFPHQPENYDKIVQILKSR from the coding sequence ATGGAAAATTCGCATCGATTTTTTGAAAATAGAGAGTGTAAATATTTTCCCTGCCATAAGGGATTGGAGGATTTTAACTGTCTGTTCTGTTATTGTCCTTTATATAATAAGGAGAGTTGTCCGGGAAATCCTAAGTTTATAGAGAAAGAAGGACGAATGGTAAAAGTTTGTACAGATTGTACATTTCCGCATCAGCCGGAAAATTATGATAAGATTGTGCAGATATTAAAGAGTAGGTAA
- a CDS encoding LysR family transcriptional regulator has protein sequence MTLQQLKYVITVAETGTITEASNQLFISQPSLTNAIHELEKEMNIVIFNRTNKGISLSKEGEGFLGYARQVLEQAAILEDKYKGSGGGKKQFCVSTQHYSFAVNAFVDLIKEYGQEEYDFSLRETQTYEIIEDVARLRSEIGILFLNDFNQTVINKILKSYDLEFHLLFIAKPHVFISRSHPLAEKKVITNQELEIYPYLSFEQGEHNSFYFSEEIFSESERKKNIRVRDRATLFNLLIGLNGYTVCSGVIDKKLNGSEIIAVPLADESDMRIGYITHRKGIISRLGNSYLEALMKYTTGGQNL, from the coding sequence ATGACCCTTCAACAGTTGAAATATGTGATAACAGTGGCAGAAACAGGAACCATTACAGAGGCTTCAAACCAATTATTTATCTCTCAGCCAAGTCTGACCAATGCTATTCATGAATTAGAAAAAGAGATGAATATAGTTATTTTTAACAGAACCAATAAGGGAATCAGCCTATCCAAAGAAGGGGAAGGCTTTTTGGGATATGCCAGACAGGTATTGGAACAGGCAGCAATTCTCGAAGACAAATATAAAGGGAGTGGCGGTGGGAAGAAACAGTTTTGTGTATCAACACAGCACTATTCCTTTGCAGTCAATGCCTTTGTGGATCTGATCAAGGAATACGGGCAGGAGGAATATGATTTCAGTCTCCGGGAAACGCAGACCTATGAAATTATAGAGGATGTGGCAAGGCTGAGAAGTGAAATCGGGATTCTGTTTCTAAATGATTTTAACCAGACGGTTATTAATAAGATATTGAAATCATATGATTTGGAATTTCATTTGTTGTTTATTGCCAAACCTCATGTTTTTATCAGCAGAAGTCATCCTCTTGCAGAAAAAAAGGTAATTACGAATCAGGAACTGGAAATATATCCATACTTGTCCTTTGAACAGGGAGAACATAATTCGTTCTATTTTTCGGAAGAGATATTTTCCGAATCCGAGAGAAAGAAAAATATCCGTGTAAGAGACAGGGCAACCTTGTTCAATCTTTTAATTGGATTAAACGGATATACTGTATGTAGTGGTGTGATTGATAAGAAACTGAATGGAAGTGAAATTATTGCGGTTCCCTTAGCTGATGAAAGTGATATGCGGATTGGGTATATCACCCACAGAAAAGGAATTATCAGCAGACTGGGCAATTCCTATTTGGAGGCACTGATGAAATACACAACAGGGGGACAGAATTTATGA
- a CDS encoding 5-methyltetrahydropteroyltriglutamate--homocysteine S-methyltransferase, with translation MSKIMTPYRFDFVGSFLRPQALKDAKAAYQVGKISKDELDKVVNEEITKVVAKQKELGFHVITDGEFRRTFWHLDFMWGFEGVAHENTGNGVKFNAELAVLDDTYLVGKIKAKAHPFVEYFKFLKQFEDENTVAKYTIPAPAQFFQQMIVPANYETTRKFYATNEELIQDIGVAYQDVIKQFYDAGCRNLQFDDCTWGAIVGDAAKQRYQSLGIDLEDVKAKLLAVNNLALEGRPDDMVITSHICRGNYHSTYFASGPYDTVADYVFAKENVDALFLEYDDERSGGFAPLAKVSGDKKVVLGLITTKLPVLEDKEKVIARIHEAAKYIPLERLCLSPQCGFASCEIGNKLTEEEQWAKLKLVKEIAEEIWGK, from the coding sequence ATGAGTAAAATAATGACACCTTATAGATTTGATTTTGTGGGAAGTTTTTTAAGACCACAGGCACTTAAGGATGCAAAGGCAGCATATCAGGTTGGAAAAATCAGCAAGGATGAACTAGATAAGGTTGTAAATGAAGAAATTACTAAAGTGGTAGCAAAGCAAAAGGAACTGGGCTTTCATGTAATAACAGATGGTGAATTCAGAAGAACATTCTGGCACCTTGATTTTATGTGGGGCTTTGAAGGAGTAGCTCATGAGAATACCGGAAACGGCGTGAAATTCAATGCGGAACTGGCAGTACTTGATGACACTTATCTTGTAGGAAAGATTAAGGCAAAAGCACATCCCTTTGTGGAATATTTCAAATTTTTGAAGCAATTTGAAGATGAGAATACAGTTGCCAAATATACCATTCCTGCTCCGGCACAGTTTTTCCAGCAGATGATCGTACCTGCAAATTATGAAACCACAAGAAAGTTTTATGCTACAAATGAGGAGTTGATTCAGGATATTGGTGTGGCATATCAGGATGTGATTAAGCAGTTTTATGATGCAGGATGCCGTAATCTCCAGTTTGATGATTGCACATGGGGCGCAATCGTGGGAGATGCTGCAAAGCAGAGGTATCAATCTCTTGGTATTGATTTAGAGGACGTAAAAGCGAAGCTTCTTGCAGTTAACAATCTTGCTCTGGAAGGCAGACCGGATGATATGGTGATTACTTCACATATCTGCCGAGGTAATTATCATTCAACCTATTTCGCAAGCGGTCCTTACGATACTGTTGCCGATTATGTATTTGCCAAGGAAAATGTGGATGCACTCTTTCTGGAATATGATGATGAAAGATCCGGTGGCTTTGCACCTTTGGCAAAAGTTTCCGGAGATAAAAAGGTCGTGCTTGGACTTATTACTACAAAATTACCTGTATTGGAGGATAAGGAAAAGGTTATTGCAAGAATACATGAGGCAGCAAAGTATATTCCGCTTGAAAGACTGTGTTTAAGTCCTCAATGTGGATTTGCATCCTGTGAAATCGGCAACAAGCTTACCGAGGAAGAACAGTGGGCGAAACTTAAGTTAGTAAAAGAGATTGCAGAAGAGATTTGGGGAAAATAG
- a CDS encoding DUF5688 family protein: MDYETFKQEMTEDLKQRLYERGVEDVEMSFHNVEKANQHYESLTVRQEGSNVGVNFNIESAFAEYEHTGDYAGVLAESTHAIMQGLENVPSVDTSELTNYEAMKEKLSIEVISAETNAELLTKIPHESMEDMAVVYRFVLESNDTGRASILVTNDMIDHMGVTHEQLKADALENAPEIRPAVIQGMSEVMREMMGPEAFEMFGLPEEQEEMMYVASVPDKNSGAGVLAYQDFMDQAAEKLGGDFYILPSSIHEILLVPDNGDKAADDLRDMVREVNATQVSPEEKLTDNVYHYDSKEHIFELAEKFEARQQEKAETQIDEKTEEHGSVLKDLKDKQKEVAAKPPVKDAAEKATKAKGGEVL; this comes from the coding sequence ATGGATTACGAAACATTCAAACAGGAAATGACAGAGGATCTGAAGCAGAGGCTTTACGAGAGAGGCGTTGAGGATGTTGAGATGAGCTTCCACAATGTAGAAAAAGCAAATCAGCACTATGAGTCCTTGACCGTGCGTCAGGAAGGAAGCAATGTTGGAGTCAACTTCAATATTGAGAGTGCCTTTGCTGAATATGAGCACACCGGAGATTATGCTGGTGTTCTTGCGGAATCAACACACGCTATCATGCAGGGACTTGAGAATGTCCCTTCCGTTGATACATCCGAGCTTACCAATTATGAAGCAATGAAGGAAAAGCTCTCCATTGAAGTGATTTCAGCGGAAACAAATGCAGAGCTGCTTACAAAGATTCCTCATGAAAGCATGGAGGACATGGCGGTTGTATATCGTTTTGTGCTTGAGAGCAATGATACCGGCAGAGCATCTATTCTGGTAACCAATGACATGATCGATCACATGGGAGTGACCCATGAGCAGCTGAAAGCGGATGCGTTAGAGAACGCACCGGAGATCAGACCGGCGGTTATCCAGGGAATGAGCGAAGTCATGAGAGAGATGATGGGACCGGAAGCATTTGAGATGTTTGGTCTTCCTGAGGAGCAGGAGGAAATGATGTATGTTGCATCGGTTCCGGATAAGAACTCCGGTGCCGGGGTACTTGCCTATCAGGATTTTATGGATCAGGCAGCTGAGAAGCTTGGCGGAGACTTCTATATTCTCCCCTCATCGATTCATGAAATTTTGTTGGTACCTGATAACGGAGACAAGGCGGCAGACGATCTGAGAGATATGGTAAGGGAAGTCAATGCTACCCAGGTAAGTCCTGAGGAAAAGCTTACAGACAATGTGTACCATTATGATTCCAAGGAGCATATCTTTGAACTTGCGGAGAAGTTTGAAGCAAGACAGCAGGAAAAAGCCGAGACTCAGATTGATGAGAAAACCGAGGAGCACGGGTCTGTGTTAAAGGATCTGAAGGACAAGCAGAAGGAAGTAGCTGCAAAGCCTCCGGTAAAGGATGCGGCAGAGAAGGCAACAAAAGCAAAGGGCGGGGAAGTCCTCTAA
- a CDS encoding DUF6017 domain-containing protein — protein MGFDYFYEDQSQQFAFYRIPKVLFTDAKFQGISTEGKVLYGLLLDRVSLSRDNGWIDEEGRVYIVFTLTSIREAMNCSEKSAIKYLSELEMFGLIERIKQGLGKPALIYVKNFLDQQNLQVKACKDYRSGTVKVTGQDLYNLQPNNTNNNNTEYSDTYPILSGDEERMGYEAYLREQLEISVLKSRYPYDSDMIDGILELMLDILCSRRKMIRIAGDDKPANVVKGRFMKLDMGHIEYVMDCVRENTTKVRSIKQYLLAALYNAPATMDGYYRAEVNHDMATGKI, from the coding sequence ATGGGATTTGATTACTTTTATGAAGATCAGTCCCAGCAGTTTGCTTTTTACCGGATACCGAAGGTCCTTTTTACTGATGCAAAGTTTCAGGGAATATCCACGGAAGGAAAGGTACTGTACGGACTGTTACTGGACCGAGTATCGCTTTCCAGGGATAATGGCTGGATTGATGAGGAAGGGCGGGTATATATCGTTTTCACTCTGACTTCCATCCGGGAAGCCATGAACTGTTCCGAAAAATCAGCAATCAAGTATCTTTCAGAGTTGGAAATGTTTGGGTTGATAGAGCGTATTAAGCAGGGTCTGGGAAAGCCGGCACTGATCTATGTGAAGAATTTCTTAGACCAGCAGAATTTACAGGTCAAGGCCTGTAAAGATTACAGGTCTGGTACTGTAAAAGTTACAGGTCAGGACCTGTATAATCTACAGCCTAATAATACTAATAACAATAATACTGAATATAGTGATACTTATCCTATCCTATCCGGGGATGAGGAGCGGATGGGATATGAAGCTTACCTTAGGGAACAGCTGGAAATATCAGTCCTAAAGAGCAGGTATCCTTATGATTCGGATATGATTGATGGCATTCTGGAGCTTATGCTGGACATTTTGTGTTCAAGGAGAAAGATGATCCGGATAGCCGGAGATGACAAGCCGGCAAATGTTGTAAAGGGAAGATTCATGAAACTGGACATGGGACATATTGAGTATGTGATGGACTGCGTCCGGGAGAATACCACGAAAGTCCGCAGTATTAAGCAGTATCTGTTGGCTGCATTGTATAACGCGCCGGCTACCATGGATGGTTACTATCGTGCGGAAGTTAATCACGATATGGCCACAGGAAAAATATAG
- a CDS encoding DUF7768 domain-containing protein, whose amino-acid sequence MNNKPWAYVTSAWSADRTKAKRSAKRYCRKLYEAGYTPICPLLSLPEVIDVSNADEYKDYLDMSEDMLRRSRILVVCGAAVNETVLTDIAIANRFHVASSTMRGVLGVDKSRKEE is encoded by the coding sequence ATGAATAACAAACCATGGGCTTATGTTACATCTGCATGGAGTGCGGACCGAACCAAAGCCAAAAGATCTGCAAAGAGATATTGCAGGAAACTGTATGAAGCAGGCTACACACCAATCTGCCCATTATTGTCATTGCCGGAGGTAATTGACGTAAGCAATGCGGATGAATATAAGGATTATCTGGATATGTCAGAGGATATGCTGAGACGTTCCAGGATTCTTGTGGTTTGTGGAGCCGCCGTAAATGAAACGGTGTTGACGGATATTGCGATTGCAAATCGCTTTCACGTGGCATCATCCACCATGAGGGGAGTCCTTGGTGTGGATAAGAGCAGAAAAGAAGAATAG
- a CDS encoding PcfB family protein produces MRKLVHEEVSKETADKSVRIAVRVSKPTLKLFMKALSTVVGKPTKAVGKAVGEKTHPTKGKQSIKTLVRQGQGVSSIPLADEGFKDFQKIAKKYGVDFAVVKDKKADPPVYTIFFKAKDMDVITKILQDYADKQVRKGSMERPSVLEKLKKFKEIVAAIPRKVAEKKKEKVR; encoded by the coding sequence GTGAGAAAGCTGGTACATGAAGAAGTAAGCAAGGAGACCGCGGACAAGTCCGTTCGTATTGCAGTCAGAGTATCCAAGCCCACGCTGAAACTGTTTATGAAGGCACTCAGTACAGTGGTAGGAAAGCCGACAAAGGCGGTCGGGAAAGCAGTGGGTGAAAAAACCCATCCGACAAAAGGAAAGCAGTCAATCAAGACTCTGGTTCGTCAGGGCCAGGGAGTCTCGTCCATTCCGCTTGCCGATGAAGGGTTTAAGGATTTTCAGAAAATCGCCAAAAAGTATGGTGTTGATTTCGCAGTCGTAAAGGACAAGAAAGCGGATCCACCGGTATACACCATATTCTTCAAAGCCAAGGATATGGATGTGATTACAAAAATCTTACAGGATTATGCAGACAAGCAGGTAAGGAAGGGGTCAATGGAGCGCCCGAGTGTACTTGAAAAGCTGAAGAAATTCAAGGAGATTGTGGCAGCGATTCCAAGAAAAGTGGCAGAGAAAAAGAAGGAGAAGGTGCGATGA
- a CDS encoding VirD4-like conjugal transfer protein, CD1115 family: MNMKQLKKQLILNIPYIVLGLVATNLGEMWRLAVGANASEKVQSIVLDGLISKAFSNPLPSLYPTDLLVGIACGAALRLAVYLKGKNAKKFRHNEEYGSARWGKHADIEPFEDPVFANNVILSQTERITMSSRPKIPKYARNKNVLVVGGSGSGKTRFFIKPNLLQMHSSYVVTDPKGGLINEVGNALYKNGYRMKVFNTINFTKSMHYNPFAYLHSEKDILKLVTTLIANTKGESKGGDDFWLKAETLLYTALIGYIHYEAPEEEQNFSTLLEMINAMEVREDDEEFKNPVDLMFEELAEQNPDHFAVRQYAKYKLAAGKTAKSILVSCGARLAPFDIKELRDLTAYDELELDTLGDEKTALFLIMSDTDGTFNFLISMIYTQMFNLLCEKADDVYGGRLPVHVRCLIDEAANIGQIPNLEKLVATIRSREISACLVLQAKSQLKAIYKDNADTIIGNMDSQIFLGGTEQTTLKDLNAILGKETIDMYNTGQSKGSQESYSMNYQKLGKDLMTMDELAVMDGSKCIVQVRGVRPFLSDKYDLTQHPNYRLTADYDKKNYFDVVKFLSHTLKLKADDEYEVIDLTE, from the coding sequence ATGAATATGAAACAGTTAAAAAAGCAGCTGATCCTGAACATTCCCTATATTGTTCTGGGACTGGTTGCTACCAATCTGGGAGAAATGTGGCGGCTGGCGGTAGGTGCCAATGCGTCTGAGAAAGTGCAGAGCATTGTACTGGATGGACTGATTTCAAAGGCATTTTCCAATCCGTTGCCAAGTTTATACCCAACAGACCTACTGGTAGGTATTGCCTGTGGTGCAGCACTCAGGCTAGCAGTGTATCTGAAAGGGAAGAATGCAAAAAAGTTCCGGCACAATGAGGAGTACGGTTCTGCCAGATGGGGAAAGCATGCAGATATCGAGCCTTTTGAGGATCCGGTGTTTGCAAACAATGTGATTCTGTCCCAGACAGAACGGATCACTATGAGCAGCAGACCGAAGATCCCGAAATACGCCAGAAATAAGAATGTTCTGGTGGTCGGTGGTTCCGGTTCCGGTAAGACGAGGTTTTTTATCAAGCCGAACCTTTTACAGATGCATAGTTCATATGTGGTGACTGATCCGAAGGGTGGTCTGATCAATGAAGTGGGAAATGCACTTTATAAGAACGGATACCGGATGAAGGTATTCAATACCATCAATTTTACAAAATCAATGCATTATAATCCATTTGCCTATCTCCATTCTGAGAAGGATATTCTGAAACTGGTAACAACACTGATTGCCAACACAAAAGGCGAGAGCAAAGGCGGAGACGATTTCTGGCTGAAAGCGGAGACACTGCTTTACACCGCATTGATTGGGTATATCCATTATGAGGCTCCGGAGGAGGAACAGAATTTTTCTACCCTGCTTGAAATGATCAATGCAATGGAAGTCCGGGAGGATGATGAAGAGTTTAAGAATCCGGTGGATCTGATGTTTGAGGAACTTGCAGAGCAGAACCCGGACCATTTCGCTGTTAGACAGTATGCCAAGTATAAGCTGGCAGCCGGAAAAACAGCCAAGTCCATTCTGGTTTCCTGTGGTGCAAGACTGGCACCCTTTGATATCAAGGAACTCAGGGATCTGACCGCTTATGATGAACTGGAGCTGGACACCCTGGGAGATGAGAAGACTGCCCTGTTTCTGATTATGTCGGATACGGATGGCACTTTCAATTTCCTGATTTCCATGATTTATACGCAGATGTTCAATCTCCTTTGTGAGAAAGCAGATGATGTGTATGGCGGAAGATTACCGGTGCATGTGAGATGCCTGATCGATGAGGCGGCCAATATCGGACAGATCCCGAATCTGGAAAAGCTGGTGGCAACCATCCGAAGCAGGGAAATATCAGCATGCCTGGTATTGCAGGCAAAGTCACAGCTGAAGGCAATTTATAAGGATAATGCAGATACCATCATCGGCAATATGGATTCCCAGATTTTCCTTGGTGGTACCGAGCAGACAACCTTAAAAGACCTGAATGCAATTCTTGGAAAAGAGACCATCGATATGTACAATACCGGACAGTCAAAGGGTTCCCAGGAAAGCTACAGCATGAATTACCAGAAGCTTGGTAAGGATTTGATGACAATGGATGAACTGGCGGTCATGGATGGCTCGAAATGTATCGTGCAGGTCCGTGGTGTAAGACCATTTCTGTCCGACAAGTATGATCTGACGCAGCATCCGAATTACAGGCTGACGGCAGATTATGACAAGAAGAACTATTTTGATGTGGTGAAATTCTTAAGCCATACACTGAAACTGAAAGCAGATGATGAATATGAAGTCATCGACTTAACAGAGTAA
- a CDS encoding Maff2 family mobile element protein has translation MAFFQSAVGTLQTLVIALGAGLGIWGAINLMEGYGNDNPGAKSQGMKQLMAGGGVALIGTTLVPLLSGLF, from the coding sequence ATGGCATTTTTTCAGAGCGCAGTAGGAACATTACAGACACTTGTAATCGCACTTGGAGCAGGTCTTGGAATCTGGGGTGCAATCAATCTTATGGAAGGATACGGTAACGATAACCCGGGTGCAAAGTCCCAGGGAATGAAGCAGCTCATGGCCGGCGGCGGTGTGGCTCTTATCGGTACTACCCTTGTACCTTTACTTTCAGGTCTTTTCTAA
- a CDS encoding Maff2 family mobile element protein has translation MAFFQSAVGTLQTLVIALGAGLGIWGAINLMEGYGNDNPGAKSQGMKQLMAGGGVALIGTTLVPLLSGLF, from the coding sequence ATGGCATTTTTTCAGAGCGCAGTAGGAACATTGCAGACACTCGTAATCGCACTTGGAGCAGGTCTTGGAATCTGGGGTGCAATCAATCTTATGGAAGGATATGGTAACGATAATCCCGGTGCAAAGTCCCAGGGAATGAAGCAGCTTATGGCCGGCGGCGGTGTTGCCCTTATCGGTACCACGCTTGTGCCTTTGCTTTCCGGTTTGTTCTAA
- a CDS encoding VirB6/TrbL-like conjugal transfer protein, CD1112 family, producing MNSIIQQITDWLKGLLVSGIMNNLTNTFSSVNDQVGQIATEVGQTPSSFLPAVFNMVRNLSETVIMPIAGILLTFIACYELIQLIISYNNLASFETWFIFKWIFKTFVAVELITHTFDITMAVFDVSQSVVSRAGGIIQGSTAIDASTLATMQTTLEAMDLGPLLGIFLQSFVVQFLMYILAAIIFVIINGRMVEIYLMVSLAPIPFATFGNREQSMMGQNYVRSLFALGFQGFLIMVCVGIYAVLIQSVAFNADIIGSLWRVMGFTVLLAFTLFKTGAVAKSILHAH from the coding sequence TTGAACAGCATAATTCAGCAGATTACTGACTGGCTGAAAGGACTGCTTGTATCAGGTATCATGAATAATCTCACCAACACATTTTCCTCTGTGAATGACCAGGTGGGGCAGATTGCAACAGAGGTAGGACAGACTCCCAGCAGTTTTCTGCCGGCGGTATTCAATATGGTCAGGAACCTGTCAGAAACGGTAATCATGCCGATTGCGGGAATACTTTTGACATTCATAGCCTGCTATGAGCTGATACAGCTGATAATCAGTTATAACAATCTGGCAAGCTTTGAGACATGGTTTATCTTTAAGTGGATCTTTAAGACTTTTGTGGCAGTAGAACTGATCACACACACCTTTGATATCACGATGGCGGTATTTGATGTATCGCAGAGCGTGGTAAGCCGGGCCGGAGGCATTATTCAGGGAAGCACGGCAATTGATGCAAGCACCCTTGCGACAATGCAGACCACACTGGAAGCAATGGATTTAGGACCACTGCTTGGGATATTCTTACAGTCGTTTGTTGTGCAGTTCCTTATGTATATACTGGCAGCAATCATTTTTGTCATCATCAACGGACGAATGGTGGAGATCTATCTTATGGTCAGCCTTGCACCGATTCCGTTTGCAACCTTTGGAAATAGGGAGCAGAGCATGATGGGACAGAATTATGTAAGAAGCTTGTTTGCACTTGGATTTCAGGGATTTTTAATCATGGTATGTGTGGGAATCTACGCAGTCCTGATTCAGTCGGTAGCATTTAACGCAGATATCATTGGCTCGTTATGGAGGGTTATGGGCTTCACCGTTTTGTTAGCCTTTACCCTGTTTAAGACGGGAGCAGTAGCAAAGAGCATACTTCACGCTCATTAA
- a CDS encoding PrgI family protein — MAASYISVPRDLTKVKSKVMFNLTKRQLICFGLAALIGVPSFFLLKTVVKVNTAVMGMMVIMMPFFFLAMYEKNGQPLEVILSHMIQAIFKRPKIRPYKTDNYYDALLRQAKAEKEVENIVRFSQKERSGKQKVHNAGRADQGRAESGKGSHKKSTEK; from the coding sequence ATGGCAGCATCTTATATCAGTGTCCCGAGGGACCTGACAAAAGTAAAAAGCAAGGTGATGTTCAATCTGACAAAAAGACAGCTGATCTGTTTTGGCCTGGCGGCACTCATTGGAGTACCGTCCTTCTTTTTGCTCAAAACAGTAGTCAAAGTCAATACGGCAGTTATGGGGATGATGGTGATTATGATGCCATTCTTTTTCCTTGCCATGTATGAGAAGAACGGTCAGCCGTTGGAGGTCATTTTGAGTCACATGATACAGGCAATCTTTAAGAGGCCGAAGATACGTCCATATAAGACGGACAATTATTATGATGCGCTTTTGCGCCAGGCAAAAGCAGAAAAGGAGGTAGAAAACATTGTTCGATTTTCGCAAAAAGAAAGATCAGGAAAACAGAAAGTTCACAATGCCGGAAGGGCTGACCAGGGACGAGCAGAAAGCGGTAAAGGAAGCCATAAAAAAAGCACAGAAAAATGA